CGAGACTCAGCTAAAGACCTTAGCCCAGTTCCCAGAGACCCTCTTAGGGGACCCCAAGAAACGCATGAGGTACTTCGATCCCCTCCGAAATGAGTACTTTTTTGATCGCAACCGCCCTAGCTTTGACGCCATCTTGTACTACTACCAGTCTGGGGGCAGGCTGAGGCGGCCTGTCAATGTGCCCTTAGATATCTTCTCTGAAGAAATCCGGTTTTATGAGCTAGGAGAAGAAGCAATGGAGATGTTTCGGGAAGATGAAGGCTACATCAAGGAAGAAGAGCGTCCTCTGCCTGAAAATGAGTTTCAGAGACAGGTGTGGCTTCTCTTTGAATACCCTGAGAGTTCAGGGCCTGCCAGGATTATAGCCATTGTATCTGTAATGGTCATTCTAATCTCCATCGTCAGCTTCTGTCTGGAAACCTTGCCCATCTTCCGGGATGAGAATGAGGACATGCATGGTGGTGGGGTGACCTTCCATACCTATTCCAACAGCACCATCGGGTACCAGCAGTCCACCTCCTTCACCGACCCTTTCTTCATTGTAGAGACTCTCTGCATCATCTGGTTCTCCTTCGAGTTTCTGGTTAGATTCTTTGCCTGTCCCAGCAAAGCTGGCTTCTTTACCAACATCATGAACATCATTGACATTGTGGCTATCATCCCTTACTTTATCACCCTGGGGACAGAGTTAGCTGAGAAGCCAGAGGACGCCCAGCAAGGCCAGCAGGCCATGTCACTGGCCATTCTCCGTGTCATCCGGTTGGTAAGAGTCTTTAGGATTTTCAAGTTGTCCAGACACTCCAAAGGCCTGCAGATTCTAGGTCAGACCCTCAAAGCCAGCATGAGGGAATTGGGCCTCCTGATATTCTTCCTCTTCATTGGGGTCATCCTGTTTTCTAGTGCTGTCTATTTTGCAGAAGCTGATGAGCGAGATTCCCAGTTCCCCAGCATCCCGGATGCTTTCTGGTGGGCAGTCGTCTCCATGACAACTGTAGGCTATGGAGACATGGTTCCAACTACCATTGGGGGAAAGATAGTAGGTTCTCTGTGTGCAATTGCAGGTGTGTTAACCATTGCCTTACCAGTCCCTGTCATAGTATCTAATTTCAACTACTTCTACCAccgggagacagagggagaggagcaGGCCCAGTACTTGCAAGTGACAAGCTGTCCAAAGATCCCGTCCTCCCCTGACCTAAAGAAAAGTAGAAGTGCCTCTACCATAAGTAAGTCTGATTACATGGAAATACAGGAGGGAGTAAACAACAGTAATGAGGACTTTAGAGAGGAGAACTTAAAAACAGCCAACTGTACCTTGGCTAACACAAACTATGTGAATATTACCAAAATGTTAACTGATGTCTGATTGAAAC
Above is a genomic segment from Arvicanthis niloticus isolate mArvNil1 chromosome 4, mArvNil1.pat.X, whole genome shotgun sequence containing:
- the Kcna2 gene encoding potassium voltage-gated channel subfamily A member 2, translating into MTVATGDPVDEAAALPGHPQDTYDPEADHECCERVVINISGLRFETQLKTLAQFPETLLGDPKKRMRYFDPLRNEYFFDRNRPSFDAILYYYQSGGRLRRPVNVPLDIFSEEIRFYELGEEAMEMFREDEGYIKEEERPLPENEFQRQVWLLFEYPESSGPARIIAIVSVMVILISIVSFCLETLPIFRDENEDMHGGGVTFHTYSNSTIGYQQSTSFTDPFFIVETLCIIWFSFEFLVRFFACPSKAGFFTNIMNIIDIVAIIPYFITLGTELAEKPEDAQQGQQAMSLAILRVIRLVRVFRIFKLSRHSKGLQILGQTLKASMRELGLLIFFLFIGVILFSSAVYFAEADERDSQFPSIPDAFWWAVVSMTTVGYGDMVPTTIGGKIVGSLCAIAGVLTIALPVPVIVSNFNYFYHRETEGEEQAQYLQVTSCPKIPSSPDLKKSRSASTISKSDYMEIQEGVNNSNEDFREENLKTANCTLANTNYVNITKMLTDV